The following is a genomic window from Geoalkalibacter halelectricus.
CGCCGAGGTGGCCCTCGGCAAAAGTGTTCTGATAAGTCCCGTGGACGGAATCATCGACCGCCTGCTGGTGGATCGTGGTGAATTCGTATCCGAAGGCACTCCGGTGGCCGAGGTGGTCCAAGTCGACCGGTTGCAGGCCGTGGTCGAGGTTCCGGAAAAGGATGTGCATTTTCTGCGGGTCGGCGACCAGGTCGAGGTCATACCCGCGCGCCTGGTCGGAGAAAGCGGCGCGACGCGGGTGGGCGAGTTGAACTACTTGGCATTCAAGGCCGATCCCACCACGCGCACCTATCGCGCCAAAGTGGCCGTGGACAACGCCGACGGTACGCTGCGCCCCGGCATGATCCTGCGGGTGCGCTTTTTGCGCCAATCCTTTCCCCGGGCCCTTGCGGTTCCTCTCTATGCTCTCCTGGAGCGTGGCGGACAGACCCTGGCCTTCGTCGAGGAGCAGGGTGTGGCACGCCGGCGCGTTATCTCCACCGGCAGCATCATCGGCGACCGGGTGGTGGTGCTCGAAGGTCTGTCTGCGGGCGAGCGGCTTATCGTGCGCGGTCAGCATCTGCTCGAGGACGGTTCCACGGTGGCGGTGGGTAATCACTGATGCTGCTCAGCAACGCCGCCATCAGCCGTCGCAGCACCGTTTTCACCCTCATGGTGATTGCGC
Proteins encoded in this region:
- a CDS encoding efflux RND transporter periplasmic adaptor subunit; translated protein: MNFRLVRFFAILSTAWLLSGCGRESTAETVVEQPAKARIVSVAVETLAPLDLAETFTLPATLEAWEDLLLAAEIAGPVRVVERREGDRVLKGEVILRIDPEARKADLDRARAEFDVQRSQFERMTRLRDEQIVSPQEFDDARRNFEVARATLRSAEVALGKSVLISPVDGIIDRLLVDRGEFVSEGTPVAEVVQVDRLQAVVEVPEKDVHFLRVGDQVEVIPARLVGESGATRVGELNYLAFKADPTTRTYRAKVAVDNADGTLRPGMILRVRFLRQSFPRALAVPLYALLERGGQTLAFVEEQGVARRRVISTGSIIGDRVVVLEGLSAGERLIVRGQHLLEDGSTVAVGNH